The following are encoded together in the Flavobacterium sp. TR2 genome:
- the scpA gene encoding methylmalonyl-CoA mutase → MIRKDLKHITLQNQKSKAESQEQNSTDNFTTAEGIEIKKNYSEKDIEELEFLDFGAGFAPNLRGPYATMYVRRPWTIRQYAGFSTAEESNAFYRKNLAAGQKGLSIAFDLPTHRGYDSDHERVVGDVGKAGVAIDSVEDMKVLFDQIPLDEMSVSMTMNGAVLPIMAFYVVAAEEQGVSPEKLAGTIQNDILKEFMVRNTYIYPPTPSMKIIADIFEFTSKKMPKFNSISISGYHMQEAGATADIELAYTLADGLEYIRTGLSTGMTIDDFAPRLSFFWAIGMNHFMEIAKMRAGRMIWAKLLQQFNPKSDKSLALRTHCQTSGWSLTEQDPFNNVARTCIEAAAAAFGGTQSLHTNALDEAIALPTDFSARIARNTQIFLQEETKITKTVDPWAGSYYVESLTNDIVEKTWKLIEEVEELGGMTKAIEAGIPKLRIEEAAARKQARIDSGQDIIVGVNKYRLEKEDPLDILDVDNQLVRKQQVERLEELKRTRDTEKVNKSLEKLIHCAQTGQGNLLENAIEAARNRATLGEISTALETVFGRFKAQIKSFSGVYSAAIKNDENFEKAKQLADVFAKQEGRRPRIMIAKMGQDGHDRGAKVVATGYADVGFDVDIGPLFQTPAEAAKQAVENDVHILGVSSLAAGHKTLVPQVIEELKKHGREDIMVIVGGVIPSQDYQFLFDAGASAVFGPGTKISEAAIKILEALID, encoded by the coding sequence ATGATTAGAAAAGACCTTAAACATATTACTCTTCAAAATCAAAAGTCGAAAGCTGAAAGTCAAGAACAAAACTCGACAGACAACTTTACGACGGCTGAAGGAATTGAAATCAAAAAAAACTATTCGGAGAAAGATATCGAAGAGTTGGAATTTCTTGATTTCGGAGCTGGTTTTGCGCCAAACTTACGCGGACCATACGCTACCATGTATGTCAGACGCCCGTGGACCATTCGCCAATATGCAGGATTTTCTACAGCTGAAGAAAGCAATGCATTTTACAGAAAAAATTTAGCTGCAGGTCAAAAAGGGCTATCTATTGCTTTTGACCTACCGACGCATCGCGGTTATGATTCAGATCATGAAAGAGTTGTTGGCGATGTTGGAAAAGCAGGTGTAGCCATTGATTCTGTAGAAGACATGAAAGTGCTTTTCGATCAGATTCCGTTAGATGAAATGTCTGTCTCCATGACAATGAACGGAGCCGTTTTACCTATTATGGCTTTTTACGTTGTTGCCGCAGAAGAGCAAGGCGTTAGTCCCGAAAAACTGGCCGGAACAATTCAAAATGATATTTTAAAGGAGTTTATGGTACGAAATACTTATATCTACCCTCCAACTCCTTCAATGAAAATTATCGCAGATATTTTTGAATTTACGAGCAAAAAAATGCCGAAATTCAATTCGATATCTATTTCTGGCTACCATATGCAAGAAGCTGGAGCAACTGCAGATATTGAATTAGCCTATACTTTGGCCGATGGATTAGAATACATTAGAACCGGATTATCAACAGGAATGACGATTGATGATTTTGCCCCGAGACTATCTTTCTTTTGGGCCATCGGAATGAATCATTTTATGGAAATTGCCAAAATGAGGGCCGGCCGTATGATTTGGGCAAAATTATTACAGCAGTTTAATCCTAAAAGCGATAAATCATTGGCACTGAGAACACACTGCCAAACCAGCGGATGGAGCTTGACAGAACAAGATCCGTTTAACAATGTTGCCAGAACTTGCATAGAAGCTGCTGCTGCCGCTTTTGGAGGAACGCAATCTTTGCATACAAACGCTTTAGACGAGGCTATCGCGCTTCCAACAGATTTCTCTGCGAGAATTGCCAGAAATACTCAAATATTTCTTCAAGAGGAAACTAAAATCACTAAAACGGTAGATCCTTGGGCAGGAAGTTATTATGTTGAAAGTTTGACAAACGACATTGTTGAGAAAACTTGGAAATTAATAGAGGAAGTTGAAGAACTCGGCGGAATGACCAAAGCAATTGAAGCAGGAATTCCGAAACTTCGAATTGAAGAGGCTGCCGCAAGAAAACAGGCAAGAATTGACAGCGGACAAGATATTATTGTTGGCGTTAACAAATACCGTTTAGAAAAAGAAGATCCTTTAGATATTCTTGATGTAGACAATCAATTAGTTCGTAAGCAGCAAGTGGAACGTCTTGAAGAATTAAAACGAACTCGAGATACTGAAAAAGTAAATAAGTCACTAGAAAAATTAATCCATTGTGCGCAAACTGGGCAAGGAAACTTATTAGAAAATGCGATTGAAGCCGCTAGAAACAGAGCTACATTAGGTGAAATCAGTACGGCATTGGAAACTGTTTTTGGCCGTTTTAAAGCACAAATTAAATCTTTTAGCGGAGTGTATAGTGCAGCGATAAAAAATGACGAGAATTTTGAAAAGGCGAAACAACTGGCAGATGTTTTTGCAAAACAAGAAGGAAGACGCCCTAGAATTATGATTGCTAAAATGGGACAAGATGGCCATGACCGTGGTGCAAAAGTAGTTGCAACAGGTTATGCAGATGTAGGTTTTGACGTTGACATTGGCCCTTTATTTCAAACTCCGGCAGAAGCGGCAAAACAAGCTGTCGAAAATGATGTTCATATCTTGGGAGTTTCATCACTTGCCGCTGGACACAAAACATTGGTTCCTCAAGTTATTGAAGAATTAAAAAAACACGGACGAGAAGATATTATGGTAATTGTGGGCGGTGTTATTCCGTCTCAAGACTATCAATTCCTGTTTGATGCGGGTGCATCGGCGGTTTTTGGACCTGGAACTAAAATAAGCGAAGCGGCTATAAAAATCTTAGAAGCTTTAATCGATTAA
- a CDS encoding peptidoglycan-binding protein LysM, translated as MIKKWYFYASLVVIITFLSLGFIPSEKETKPWFLIEKTDGSEYIFPSKEKDDYPNTNVPYTGNHLIGFKEAVAFKESQGQYRLVNSLGYMGKYQFGSKALRAIGINDNKAFLKDPALQEKAFMALLAKNKWILRNEIEKYEGKIISGIEITESGILAAAHLGGAGSVKNFFKNKGSRHFRDAFGTSLKSYMRDFAGYDLSFIEADSNATVND; from the coding sequence ATGATAAAGAAATGGTATTTTTATGCGAGTTTAGTCGTTATTATTACATTTTTAAGTTTGGGATTTATTCCCTCAGAAAAAGAAACCAAACCTTGGTTTTTAATTGAAAAAACAGATGGATCAGAATACATTTTTCCATCAAAAGAAAAGGATGATTATCCAAACACCAACGTCCCATACACAGGAAATCATCTTATAGGATTTAAAGAAGCAGTAGCTTTTAAAGAATCGCAAGGGCAATACAGACTAGTAAATTCCCTTGGTTATATGGGTAAATATCAATTTGGTTCTAAAGCTTTGAGAGCAATTGGAATTAATGATAACAAAGCCTTTTTAAAAGATCCTGCTCTGCAGGAAAAAGCTTTTATGGCTTTATTGGCCAAAAACAAATGGATTTTACGTAACGAAATCGAAAAGTACGAAGGCAAAATCATCAGCGGTATTGAAATTACCGAATCTGGAATTTTAGCCGCAGCGCATTTAGGCGGTGCAGGTTCTGTAAAGAACTTTTTCAAAAATAAAGGAAGCAGACATTTTAGAGATGCTTTCGGAACATCTTTGAAAAGCTATATGAGAGATTTTGCAGGTTACGATCTTTCTTTTATAGAGGCTGATAGTAACGCAACAGTAAACGACTAA